Proteins co-encoded in one Cytophaga hutchinsonii ATCC 33406 genomic window:
- a CDS encoding toxin-antitoxin system YwqK family antitoxin: MRIGIFVFIFLLSLTASAQKVIRTYFAAYDSIGMATAVREEYQVLPDDSTIKNGYYYSFSQNSDTLIYCTYLNNKKEGTYIQYYEHGLVKYRARYHKNSKTDTACYYAETGKIIATETFVPVRAKSTDSIQYVFYTYYNANGNKTKTCYLYNDVADSTYTEYYPSGKIKIQSEFSKGVRTGPFISYFENGIPAQKGAYNNDELHGVITSYFPEGEKRVEAQYDRGILDGVVKQYFRNGKLFSESSYLQNTQHGFTKTYYPSGSIQTEEQYSYGILNGSFKTYYENGQLETASTLQKGKKQGRFESYSKNGQLTLEGSFVNGELNGSNKGWYDTGTPKHEFHYKNGIKVGENTSYFENGKVSKLEKYNGDGTEVSVKYFYETGKLKTEGDYLVKQQATGNTFVPSGIIKEYYETGQLRKQTLYTEGKANGEVLSYYESGAVSAKEYYAFNIKTGTFSYYHSNGTLAQTIIYKSNRKYGLYKEYYETGTIKITGNYINDKKHGEWKYFSDTGKLKKREQYKNDFVVSEKVYE; the protein is encoded by the coding sequence ATGCGTATCGGTATCTTCGTTTTTATTTTTCTGTTATCTCTGACAGCTTCGGCGCAAAAGGTTATTCGTACCTACTTTGCTGCATATGATTCCATCGGAATGGCAACAGCTGTACGCGAAGAATACCAGGTATTACCTGACGATTCAACCATTAAAAACGGATACTATTATTCTTTCTCACAAAACAGTGATACGCTTATTTACTGTACCTATTTGAACAATAAAAAAGAAGGCACCTACATACAATATTATGAACATGGTTTAGTGAAATACCGTGCGCGGTATCACAAAAATTCGAAAACTGATACCGCCTGTTATTACGCAGAAACAGGTAAGATCATTGCTACGGAAACCTTTGTACCCGTAAGAGCAAAAAGCACTGACAGCATTCAGTATGTATTTTATACGTATTACAATGCGAACGGAAATAAAACAAAGACCTGCTATTTATACAACGATGTAGCTGACAGCACCTACACGGAATACTACCCAAGCGGAAAAATAAAAATACAGTCTGAATTTTCAAAGGGCGTGCGTACCGGGCCTTTCATCAGTTATTTTGAAAATGGCATCCCCGCACAAAAAGGTGCGTACAACAACGATGAATTGCATGGTGTCATTACGAGTTATTTTCCTGAAGGAGAGAAACGTGTAGAAGCACAATACGACCGCGGTATACTTGATGGTGTTGTAAAGCAGTACTTTAGAAATGGCAAACTTTTTTCTGAATCCTCTTATCTCCAGAATACACAACATGGTTTCACTAAAACATATTATCCTTCCGGCAGTATTCAAACAGAAGAACAATACAGCTATGGCATATTAAATGGTTCCTTCAAAACATATTACGAAAACGGTCAGCTGGAAACAGCTTCTACGCTACAGAAAGGAAAAAAACAAGGCCGGTTTGAAAGCTACAGTAAAAACGGACAGCTGACACTGGAAGGATCTTTTGTGAACGGTGAACTGAACGGATCAAACAAAGGCTGGTATGATACAGGTACACCGAAACACGAATTTCATTACAAAAACGGAATAAAGGTTGGTGAAAATACCAGCTATTTTGAGAATGGAAAAGTAAGTAAACTTGAAAAGTATAATGGTGATGGTACTGAAGTTTCTGTAAAATATTTTTATGAAACCGGAAAACTAAAAACTGAAGGCGATTACCTGGTAAAACAGCAGGCTACAGGAAACACATTTGTTCCCAGCGGAATTATTAAAGAGTATTATGAAACGGGTCAACTACGTAAGCAAACGCTCTATACAGAAGGAAAAGCCAATGGTGAAGTGCTTAGCTATTATGAATCGGGTGCTGTTTCTGCAAAAGAATATTATGCATTCAACATTAAGACCGGCACCTTCAGTTATTACCACAGTAATGGCACGCTCGCTCAAACTATTATTTATAAAAGCAACAGAAAATACGGCTTGTACAAGGAATATTATGAGACAGGTACGATAAAAATAACGGGCAATTACATCAATGATAAAAAGCACGGTGAATGGAAATATTTTTCTGATACAGGTAAACTTAAAAAAAGAGAACAATACAAGAATGACTTTGTTGTTTCTGAAAAAGTGTATGAATAG
- a CDS encoding acetyl-CoA C-acyltransferase, translating to MKPVYIVAASRTPIGSLAGSLSSLNASQLGAAAIKGCLNNLELPLDAIQNAYMGNVLSAGLGQSPARQASKFAGLPDSTEATTINKVCASGMKAIQLGTQQILCGDAEIVVAGGMESMSNVPYYLDKARQGYKLGNAQVIDGIIKDGLWDVYYNCHMGNAAENTAKELHITREMQDAYAIESYKRSASAWQNGSFKNEIVPVNISGKPGQETVVDTDEEFSKVNFDKIPQLKPVFDKEGTVTAANASSINDGAAALILVSEDALKKYNLTPIARILSYADAAQDPLWFTTAPVLSVNKALEKAGLNIQDIDYFELNEAFAVVCLAINNKLGIDSRKANVWGGAVSLGHPIGASGARIVVTLVNILKTNNARLGVAGICNGGGGSSALVIENLA from the coding sequence ATGAAACCTGTGTATATTGTTGCGGCAAGCCGTACACCTATTGGCAGTTTAGCCGGTTCTCTATCTTCTTTAAACGCCTCGCAGCTTGGCGCAGCTGCTATTAAAGGCTGTCTGAATAATCTTGAACTTCCACTTGACGCCATACAGAATGCATACATGGGAAATGTATTAAGCGCTGGTCTTGGCCAATCTCCGGCACGCCAGGCATCGAAGTTTGCGGGATTACCGGATTCAACAGAGGCAACTACGATTAATAAAGTGTGTGCATCCGGCATGAAAGCTATACAGCTTGGCACTCAGCAGATCTTATGCGGCGATGCGGAGATTGTTGTTGCCGGTGGAATGGAAAGCATGTCAAATGTGCCTTACTACCTAGACAAAGCACGCCAGGGGTATAAACTTGGTAATGCCCAGGTGATTGACGGCATTATAAAAGATGGCTTGTGGGATGTATATTATAACTGCCACATGGGCAACGCAGCAGAAAACACGGCAAAGGAATTACATATTACCCGTGAAATGCAGGATGCATATGCAATTGAATCCTATAAACGTTCAGCGTCTGCATGGCAAAACGGTTCATTTAAAAACGAAATTGTACCGGTAAATATATCAGGTAAGCCCGGACAGGAAACAGTTGTTGACACGGATGAAGAATTTTCAAAAGTAAATTTTGATAAAATCCCCCAGTTAAAACCCGTCTTTGATAAAGAAGGAACGGTGACCGCTGCCAATGCATCATCCATTAACGATGGCGCTGCCGCATTAATTCTCGTAAGCGAAGATGCCTTAAAAAAATATAACCTCACTCCCATTGCCCGCATCTTATCGTATGCAGATGCTGCGCAGGACCCGCTGTGGTTTACAACAGCTCCGGTATTGTCTGTTAATAAAGCGCTGGAGAAAGCAGGACTGAACATACAGGATATTGATTACTTTGAATTGAATGAAGCTTTTGCTGTTGTATGCCTGGCTATTAACAACAAACTTGGTATTGACAGCCGCAAAGCTAATGTCTGGGGTGGAGCGGTTTCATTGGGCCATCCGATTGGTGCCTCCGGAGCACGTATTGTTGTTACATTAGTAAACATACTAAAAACCAACAACGCTCGTTTGGGTGTTGCAGGTATTTGCAATGGCGGCGGTGGCTCCAGCGCACTTGTTATTGAAAACTTAGCTTAA
- a CDS encoding VWA domain-containing protein, with amino-acid sequence MHFHSPISWFIYASAGIFLLINIIYFFRINRIAKKTRATLRYRIYIKFALRSIAISCLLIALLGPSFGKSKSEITIRSKNILFILDVSLSMDARDVSPSRLEKAHTIIHNIVNQNPTDQYGLISYASGATIQCPLTFDTQTFLAFSQTATTSLFDYTGTNTYDALRMANNYLTTYKKEGNLKPCVVIMLSDGEGITQDVQQIKTDAFSDFNIVGIGTEVGSRIPYHKSYKKNKNGDDVISMLQKESLNALSVSTKATYYEVSNSQNNEPALYTAIRNYKGKNEGISKIEVAGNKFYYFLYVAIALIILDILITVKTVEI; translated from the coding sequence ATGCATTTCCACTCTCCCATTTCCTGGTTCATTTATGCATCCGCAGGTATTTTTCTGCTGATTAATATTATCTATTTTTTCCGCATCAACCGTATCGCCAAAAAAACCCGCGCAACATTACGTTACCGCATATACATCAAATTTGCCCTTCGCAGCATTGCAATTTCCTGTCTCTTAATTGCTTTACTTGGCCCATCATTCGGAAAAAGTAAAAGTGAAATTACCATACGGTCTAAAAACATACTGTTCATTCTGGATGTTTCCCTTTCAATGGATGCCCGTGATGTTTCTCCCAGCAGGCTGGAAAAAGCACATACCATTATTCATAACATTGTAAATCAAAACCCTACCGATCAATATGGTTTAATCAGCTATGCCTCCGGAGCAACGATTCAATGTCCGTTAACATTTGATACACAAACGTTTTTAGCCTTTTCGCAGACTGCTACTACTTCCTTGTTTGACTATACCGGAACAAATACGTACGATGCCTTACGTATGGCCAACAACTATCTGACTACTTATAAAAAAGAAGGCAATTTAAAACCCTGTGTAGTGATCATGCTTTCTGATGGTGAAGGTATTACACAGGATGTACAACAGATTAAAACCGATGCATTTTCAGATTTCAATATTGTTGGCATCGGTACCGAAGTTGGTAGCCGGATTCCCTATCATAAATCGTATAAGAAAAATAAAAACGGCGATGATGTAATTTCCATGCTGCAAAAGGAATCGTTGAATGCCTTGTCTGTATCCACCAAAGCAACCTATTACGAAGTGAGTAACAGTCAAAATAACGAACCGGCTCTGTATACTGCTATACGAAATTATAAAGGTAAAAATGAAGGTATTTCTAAAATTGAAGTAGCGGGAAATAAGTTTTACTATTTCTTATATGTTGCCATCGCTTTAATTATATTAGACATATTAATTACTGTAAAAACAGTTGAAATATAA
- a CDS encoding tetratricopeptide repeat protein — MIKLLLFLSVFSSPWFYFNKIQRANTLKKQAAEAYSTHFYSDAIMYYDELLAKYEPNSDHVKINLAHAYYRSQDYNNASKLYTELTIGSEPGIRSTALCQLGIIQHRTKHYKLALFYFKEALRVNPGNKTAAFNYEFLKITLRKETNTDGQSGSKKGDNESSKKKEDTTPNNTLSTQNTFDANGTSESTMYYRMLYEQQRLSKQRAEKILQYIQEQEMQYYNQLQKHVPHDANKPDW, encoded by the coding sequence ATGATCAAGCTGCTCTTATTTCTTTCTGTATTTTCTTCCCCGTGGTTTTATTTCAATAAAATTCAACGTGCAAACACGTTAAAGAAACAAGCTGCGGAGGCCTATTCTACGCATTTTTATTCGGATGCAATCATGTATTATGATGAATTGCTTGCTAAATATGAACCCAATTCTGATCACGTTAAAATTAATTTAGCACATGCATATTACAGATCTCAGGATTATAATAATGCAAGTAAATTGTATACAGAATTAACTATCGGCTCAGAGCCTGGCATACGTTCAACTGCACTTTGTCAATTAGGTATTATTCAGCACCGCACCAAACATTATAAACTTGCCTTGTTTTATTTCAAAGAAGCCCTGCGTGTAAATCCGGGAAATAAAACGGCCGCATTTAATTATGAGTTTTTAAAAATCACCCTGCGGAAAGAAACAAATACAGACGGCCAATCCGGTTCAAAAAAAGGCGATAATGAATCTTCCAAAAAGAAAGAAGATACTACTCCAAACAATACCCTGTCTACACAAAATACTTTTGACGCAAACGGAACGAGTGAGTCTACCATGTATTACCGCATGCTGTATGAACAACAGCGTCTGAGTAAGCAACGTGCAGAAAAAATTCTTCAGTATATTCAGGAACAGGAAATGCAATATTACAATCAATTGCAAAAACATGTTCCGCATGATGCAAACAAACCGGATTGGTAG
- a CDS encoding phosphoribosylaminoimidazolesuccinocarboxamide synthase has translation MNAIKETRFELPGQTGFYKGKVRDVYYVADKLVVVASDRISAFDVVLPRAIPFKGQVLNQIAAKMLAQTADVVPNWILSVPDPSVSIGIKCEPFKVEMVIRGYLAGHAAREYKAGKRTLCGVALPEELKENDKLPAPIITPTTKADEGHDEDISREDLLARGIVSEADYIQLEKYTQALFQRGTELAEKQGLILVDTKYEFGKVGDKIYLIDEIHTPDSSRYFYIDGYAERQAKGEAQKQLSKEFVRQWLIENGFQGKEGQNVPVMTDEIVSSISERYIELYEKVIGESFKKPEESNPEERILKNILKAL, from the coding sequence ATGAATGCAATAAAAGAGACTCGTTTTGAATTACCAGGTCAGACTGGATTTTATAAAGGCAAAGTTCGTGATGTTTACTACGTTGCCGATAAATTAGTTGTAGTAGCAAGCGATCGTATTTCGGCTTTTGACGTGGTTTTACCCCGTGCAATCCCTTTCAAAGGTCAGGTTTTAAATCAAATTGCCGCAAAAATGCTGGCACAAACGGCAGACGTTGTTCCCAACTGGATATTGTCTGTTCCGGACCCATCTGTTAGTATCGGTATTAAATGCGAGCCATTCAAAGTTGAAATGGTAATACGCGGTTACTTAGCCGGCCATGCAGCCCGTGAATACAAAGCAGGCAAGCGTACCTTATGCGGTGTCGCTTTACCGGAAGAATTAAAAGAAAATGATAAACTCCCTGCTCCCATCATTACGCCTACAACAAAGGCAGATGAAGGTCATGATGAGGATATTTCAAGAGAAGACCTGCTGGCACGCGGTATTGTTAGTGAAGCAGATTACATTCAATTAGAAAAATATACACAGGCATTGTTTCAGCGCGGTACTGAATTAGCTGAGAAACAAGGGTTGATCTTAGTAGATACAAAATACGAGTTTGGTAAAGTTGGTGATAAAATTTATCTGATCGATGAAATCCATACGCCCGACTCTTCCCGTTATTTCTATATCGATGGTTATGCGGAACGCCAGGCAAAAGGCGAAGCACAGAAACAATTATCAAAAGAGTTTGTACGCCAATGGCTGATCGAAAACGGTTTCCAGGGTAAAGAGGGACAAAACGTACCTGTTATGACAGACGAAATTGTATCCAGTATTTCTGAAAGATACATTGAGTTATACGAAAAAGTAATCGGGGAATCATTCAAAAAGCCGGAAGAGTCCAATCCGGAAGAGCGTATTCTTAAAAATATTTTAAAAG